ACCTCACCAACCTCGCATGGCCCGGCACGGCACGGCACGGCACGGCACGCCTGAAGCCCTCCGCGGTGGCCCCTGACGGCGGTTACCCTCCCGCCGGGCAGTTCCCCAACTTCGCACGGGTGAGGCATGCATGGCTCGGGCACCGGAGAGGACCGTTTCACAGTCGGTGGCGCCGGAGGCACCGCGTGCTCCCATGGCGTCGACCAGAGCCCGGCGACACATCCGTATCGCCGGGCCGGGACAGGCGGAGTCACACCAGACCCGATGTCGAGAATCCGCACTCGGTTCCGTCCCCGCAGTGATCACGGCCACAATGGCCGCAACCCATGAAGGAGTCAACGATGGCCAAGTACCTGCTCCTCAAGCACTACCGTGGCGCGCCCAGCTCGGTCAACGACGTGCCGATGGACCGGTGGACGCCCGAGGAGATCACCGCGCACGTGCAGTACATGAACGACTTCGCGGCCCGGCTCGAGAGCACCGGCGAGTACGTCGACGGGCAGGCACTCTCCCCCGAAGGCACCTTCGTCCGTTACGACGGCGAGGGGCGCCCGCCGGTCACCGACGGACCGTTCGCGGAGACCAAGGACCTCATCGCCGGCTGGATGGTGATCGACGTCGAGAGCTACGACCGTGCAGTCGAGCTGGCGGGCGAGCTCTCGGCGGCGCCGGGAGCGGGTGGGAAGCCGATCCACGAGTGGCTCGAGCTGCGGCCGTTCCTCGCCGCGCCGCCGACCGTCACGGAGTGACCGCCGTGGACGAGGCCCTGGTGCGCGACCTGATACCGGGCGTGATCGGGGTCCTCGTCCGGCGCGGCGTCTCCTTCGCCGAGGCCGAGGACGCCGTACAGGACGCCCTGGTGGAGGCCCTTCGAGCATGGCCGGACGACGCACCGCGGGACCCGAAGGGCTGGCTGGTCACCGTGGCCTGGCGCAAGTTCCTCGACGGCGCGCGAGCGGACGTTGCCAGGCGAAACCGCGAGGTACGCGCCGAGCACGAGGCCGTGCCCGCCGTGAGCCCATCGGTGGACGACACCCTCCGGCTCTTCTTCCTGTGCGCCCACCCGTCCCTGACGCCCGCCTCGGCCACAGCGCTGACGTTACGCGCCATGGGCGGGCTGACCACGCGCCAGATCGCGCGGGCCTACCTGGTGCCGGAGCCGACCATGGCGCAGCGCATCAGCCGGGCCAAGCGCACCGTGTCGGGCGAACGGCTCGATCAGCCGGGCGACGTCGCCACGGTGCTG
This window of the Georgenia yuyongxinii genome carries:
- a CDS encoding YciI family protein, with the translated sequence MAKYLLLKHYRGAPSSVNDVPMDRWTPEEITAHVQYMNDFAARLESTGEYVDGQALSPEGTFVRYDGEGRPPVTDGPFAETKDLIAGWMVIDVESYDRAVELAGELSAAPGAGGKPIHEWLELRPFLAAPPTVTE